Proteins from a genomic interval of Crassostrea angulata isolate pt1a10 chromosome 7, ASM2561291v2, whole genome shotgun sequence:
- the LOC128155626 gene encoding tripartite motif-containing protein 2-like, producing MGLLRNNSVTEEGFTVQDNAALCSDTVEASIPQHDYIEPSPAMLELGAHCKDSELFRKCGICYKVPINGRVLDCFHTFCESCLERVWCDACVIRCSLCSRTTPIPDRGIASLPKNIFLSTNPVGDIQLTLPCDLCDNSQHAEVHCLDCEQKMCSSCRLIHLKSNASKTHTVQVLDPSNIPMPDDLHGYHSKKIANSCEDHGEELTYHCRMCAKAICKLCRKDPAHKGHRTKPLTVVMDTKRQLLTQKMTSIENGHFEVLRKKLYNTRKQADALSNNAKDVINQIVTRAEDLKHDIDIASDALITEVLEKKKESLENCHSIEKIIEHEILGIGSSLQYIYSLLQHGSPLEICEALPAINTILDGYDEGEQIPRLEKTDITFELGDLTSESVKRDFGTLTTRNRGRLWSRKISAGFGCLQDVSIRMQTSFDFPTSSLEEVQEEEEVPIHALSASVTNDHQIWTCAGWNSSTIALLDSQGNPQASVPIGHKVDDISVSMDDELFISCFHKKMLVRYNISTVAMETVPLPYYPRGITTCADGGILVCMTDSYSSCASDNSRRFVAKYTKDLKLEKVFEFEENKRLFTRPYRVAENINGDICVTDKTSMGSGRVVVLDRNGKFKFSFEGPSNNQCSGNFSPAGITCDNYGRVLVADTNNNCVHVLDPNGNFVGFLLKQGDTPVSPHSLCIDRNCQLWVGDEEGNIKLYDYL from the coding sequence ATGGGTTTGTTACGGAACAATTCAGTGACCGAGGAAGGCTTCACAGTACAAGACAACGCTGCGCTGTGCAGTGACACAGTCGAAGCTTCGATACCCCAACACGACTACATCGAACCCTCTCCAGCCATGTTGGAACTTGGAGCCCATTGTAAAGACTCGGAACTTTTCAGAAAGTGTGGGATTTGTTACAAGGTGCCGATAAACGGACGAGTTTTGGATTGTTTTCATACTTTTTGCGAGTCCTGTCTGGAACGAGTCTGGTGTGACGCGTGCGTGATAAGATGTTCTTTGTGTTCAAGAACCACTCCGATTCCAGACAGGGGCATTGCGAGTCTACCCAAGAACATATTCTTATCAACGAACCCTGTGGGGGATATCCAATTGACTTTACCCTGTGACTTATGTGACAATAGCCAGCACGCCGAGGTCCACTGTCTTGATTGTGAACAGAAGATGTGTTCCTCTTGTCGTCTGATACATTTAAAAAGTAACGCGTCTAAAACACATACGGTTCAAGTTTTAGACCCTAGTAACATACCTATGCCAGACGATTTACATGGATACCATTCAAAGAAAATCGCGAACAGTTGTGAAGATCACGGCGAGGAATTAACTTACCATTGTAGGATGTGTGCCAAGGCAATATGTAAACTCTGTAGGAAAGACCCAGCGCATAAAGGCCACCGGACCAAACCTCTCACGGTTGTCATGGATACAAAACGTCAACTTCTTACGCAGAAAATGACATCAATAGAAAATGGTCATTTCGAAGTTTTAAGGAAAAAGTTGTACAATACAAGAAAACAAGCTGACGCGCTGTCCAACAACGCCAAAGATGTCATAAATCAAATTGTCACCAGAGCCGAAGACCTAAAGCACGATATCGACATTGCCAGCGACGCTCTCATTACTGAAGTACTGGAAAAGAAGAAGGAGAGCTTGGAGAATTGTCACTCAATAGAAAAGATAATCGAGCACGAAATTCTGGGCATTGGCAGCTCTTTACAGTACATCTATAGCCTACTTCAACATGGGTCACCTCTTGAGATCTGTGAAGCTTTGCCAGCTATCAACACTATTCTGGACGGCTACGATGAAGGGGAGCAGATTCCTAGATTGGAGAAAACTGACATTACATTTGAACTTGGCGACTTGACTTCAGAATCTGTCAAGCGCGATTTCGGAACGTTGACCACCCGCAATAGGGGGCGTCTATGGTCAAGGAAGATATCGGCAGGCTTTGGTTGTTTACAAGATGTAAGCATTAGAATGCAGACGTCTTTCGATTTCCCTACTTCTTCATTGGAAGAAGTCCAGGAGGAAGAGGAGGTGCCGATACACGCTCTATCAGCATCAGTAACAAACGACCATCAGATATGGACGTGTGCGGGATGGAACTCTTCAACCATTGCTCTTCTTGACAGCCAAGGTAACCCTCAAGCTTCTGTTCCAATCGGCCATAAAGTGGATGACATTTCTGTTTCCATGGACGACGAGTTGTTCATTTCTTGTTTCCACAAGAAGATGCTTGTTCGTTATAACATTTCGACAGTAGCCATGGAGACGGTTCCATTGCCGTATTACCCGCGTGGTATAACAACTTGCGCCGATGGCGGGATCCTTGTTTGCATGACGGACAGCTATAGCTCATGTGCATCCGATAACAGCAGGCGATTTGTTGCTAAATACACAAAGGACTTGAAACTCGAAAAAGTTTTTGagtttgaagaaaataaacgaCTATTCACCAGACCTTACAGAGTTGCTGAAAACATCAACGGTGACATTTGCGTAACAGACAAGACCTCGATGGGTTCCGGACGAGTTGTCGTTCTTGATCGCAATGGCAAGTTCAAGTTTTCATTTGAAGGTCCATCCAACAACCAGTGCAGCGGGAACTTCTCCCCTGCCGGAATCACGTGTGACAACTACGGTCGTGTCCTTGTGGCCGACACGAACAATAACTGCGTCCACGTCCTTGACCCTAACGGTAACTTTGTGGGCTTTCTCTTAAAACAGGGAGATACCCCAGTTAGTCCCCACTCCCTGTGTATTGACCGCAATTGCCAGCTGTGGGTAGGAGACGAAGAAGGAAACATAAAATTATACGACTATCTGTAA